The nucleotide window AGCTTCTaccaaatgaaaataataataattaaaaaaaacagtcgAAACATTGATGCATTGTATGTTTGGTCCATGACATTTCTCTATACCGGACctcttgtaataatatttcacaaggaGGTCAAACGGACTTCGGAATGATTGATATCATTGCTATCTAACGGACATCGCTTATATCTAGATTTGGGCCTTGCAAGCGAATAACCTGTATGCAGTGGATCACGTGTAACCATGAAATTGAAAACATATGAATGCATATATTCAAATCAACAACTGAAATTCCTTCCGCAGTGTTTCTTTATGATCTTTGGCTCCTACAAAAGCAAGCCTTGCAATGTAATCGCCTTAAATGGTAAAACAACTGTAAAGGGTTAATCAGCAGATGTGAACTCTGTATATGGCTGCAGTTGTACTATTCCTAGCTAGGCCTCAACTCAGACAGATCAGAGttgaaatgttaatttatttgcCCTGGTCCCCAGTATAGTTCCTTTGTTGAAACTGAAATATCGCTAGTTTCAGTGCTTGGTATTATTTGGGAGAGTTGTGTCAAATCAAGCACTTTCTGtccattttttcatttctgtcttttaatattttttgttgttgttgttgtcagcCTTTTgcgttttgtttgttttctgctaAGCGTCACTGTGTACGTTGTGATTCCAGACAGTCAGTGACATTGTTGTGATCGACATTCGGCACACCGAACggaacatgttaataatgcatctttctctcttttgttttgttttgtttgtaataaaataaaaattcaaatgaaCAACTTCTGTTTTGCTGTTCTTGTTATTAAGAGAGTTTTATCGGTTCATTGGTATGTCTATtgcagggctccagactgtgtcttataaaaaaaataataataatttacaacgGTAATTTAAAATCTACTTACTCTTGACAACAGTCAGGAATGTTTTGTGTGTCCATTGCcaaacaaattactcttatgagTCGATTCTTTTTCATCAGTCAGTCAAAAAGATTCACTAAACAGCCTTGAACTCATTAGTGATTTGAATCAGACTCAATCAGTGAATCATTCAGGACCGTTACTGAATTTATAACTGACTCCCTCACAGTTCCATgagtccaggggcctcatttataaagacttgcgtagaaaccatccttgattttatcttataacttttctgatttgatcgtaagagcgattcagagaaaacgaacgtaccacgaaatccatgcgtataagccagtcattcggttataaatcacaaatgatcgtggaattgtgtgcagctgaatgttccgccgtcgaaacacccctgcttaattaattaacataaaatgagctcattcctaaagcaaaaactctgtgacaatggcaagaaaaaaggagcgcaagaaatcaaattatagtgaggctgaactatctgcaataccaggcattaccacaaggaaacggtcgtacgccaagctggaatctgacgtggagataagtacttttccacgtcaaagacggtttttataaatctgtactttgacgtggatttgatcgtacgaacactctaagatcaaatcagtgcgtaagaaagttttataaatgaggccccaggaatCATTACAGTGAtgattacttaaagggatagttccctaaaaatgaaaattacctcacgttttactcaccctcaagccatcctagatgtatatgactttcttatttCAAATGAATGCAATCTAATGTTCTTGCTCTTTCAAGTTTAATaaaggcagtgaatgggtgttgagatttcgaagtccaaaaaagtgcatcaatccatcataaaaaatactCCACACGGCTTTGGAGGGTTAATAACGGCCTTGACAAGCGAAGTGATACATTTgtgtatgaaaaatatccatattttaaactttatGAACCTTTATATATCTCTAGCTTCTACTAACCATCGTTCCAGCACATGACATAAGATGTAGGCATAACGAAAGCTTTGGTGAGATTTGGTGATAGCCGTGTGGTTAGCGCGCCGACATATAGCGCCATtgtgctccgggcgtcccgtgttcgaatcccgactcgaggacctttcccaatcccgccccctatctctctcccgcttcgcttcctgtcctatcataataaaaggccaaaaaaagaagtacaaaaccagtgttaattttgacagcaaattttgaaatCTTTTACTAAAACGCCATTTTGTCTTAGTcgtattttagtcatctgaagttttagttttagtctacttTAATCTACAGTtgtgggtttagttacagtgtaatggaTTTATTAAACGTTTGTCTAAAATTACCGAACTCATTGTATAGGTTCGatattaaagaagtagttcactaccataacaaaaatttacagataatttactctcccccttgtcatccaagatgttcatgtctttcttttttttaccagtcataaaagaaattatgttttcggaggaaaacatttaaggattttttctccatatactgaacttatatggtgcccgcaagtttgaacttcccaaatgcagtttaaatgcagcttcaaagggctctaaatgatcccagccgagaaagaagtcttgttattttctaaaaaaaaaaaaaaattacaatttgtatactttttaacctcaaatgctcgtcttgacaAGCTTTGTGTGtgctctgtgcactctggtttaagacagttagggtatgtcaaaaaactcccatctcatttacttctccaacttcaaagtcctacatcgttgttttacctttttttggtaaagggcgtttgattttctttgcatgttcactttgtaaacacttgtaaacacagcaatgtaggacgattttgaagttggaggagaaaattagatgggagtccAAAATTTTTGTTCGAAGTTTTTGCCCGTTAAAAAAacaaatacgacctcacgtttacacactgcctccaaactttcatccgtcataaaaaatTTTGGATCAGGAAAGGATGACAAATACGAGAAAACGAAAAAAACGCATATGTACATTTCGGActtagtgtgcaatgaccttaactgCCTTGACCTGGAAGAGAgcatggagaagaaaatgagatggaagttttttgacataccctaactgtcttaaactggagtacacacagagcttgtcaagacgagcatttggggttaaaaagtatataaattgtttgttttttgtttttttttagaaaataaccgatcgtttcgctagctaagacccttcttcctcggctgggatcatttacagccctttgaagctgcatttaaactgcgttttggaagttcaaactcgcgggcaccatagaagtccactatatgtagagaaatcctgaaaaaacatcttggatgacaagggggtgggtaaattgtctgtaaatttttgttctggaagtgaacttctcctttaaggttttatcatgatagacgcagatttaactgctgtgacatgcaacatgcctttatattaaaattctaACATTATTATTTTAAGCAAACATGCAtgcctatttaaataaatttagatttatctttattagggctactaagtgattcagtcaagagcagtgagtgattttctgttcttcttttgttgcttgattaacataaatgccacagacaatagcatcTAAATTGGGCTtgtgtccctttaaaaccgaataTATGGATGCAAAGTACTGATACACATCCTATATTCTCCCAGCTGTTTACGTTCACCTAAGACGTAACCGAGTATGTTTGCGTGAATACTCGTCAAAATGGACAAGTCGACATAATTTTCTGTATTTCTCCGTTCATTAGATGCGAAAGTGTGAGAGGCGCTGCTTGGGTGTCTGTGCTCAAAAAACGGAcgaattgagttctcttttgcgtcgtcaaatttatccataggtctgctcttctcttactctcagatatttacatttttgaacGTTATGAGACGTGCAGCGAACTTATGCTAGCTTAAGTCCCAAATGTACGTGTCTATTCTTACTTTCTAACCAAgcagcagattcgttctgaatgaatctcttcccaGATCGAACCTTCCTAACATTTTGGTATCGTTTTTATTCGTTGACGAAAATGTCAATATAATAGTTTTTGTTTTCGTCGGTGAAAAAATGTCATTGACTAAAATGATGAGGTTATGTCAATGAAATTAAAACTGTGCAAAACGTTGAAGAATTtcaaatttacaaaaataaatcgTAATCCAAGAGGAAACTTTTTTTGCCCAGCCATAATATAAAGACAGTTTTGTTGCTGTAGGCTAAACAAAACTTAGTTCTCACAAGATTAGCATATTCTCACAGCGTATACTATGTCATGGTCATCTACTGGAGTGTCTCTCGCGCAAACccgtgtacgacagttagcaTAAGCTACattttacagtttataaagttaaaaatatggataattttcttacacaaacacatcgctttggaaggcctttattaacttcttggatggatgcactttctcGAACTTCAAAATCTGccacagccattcactgccattatgaagcttggaaaagccaggacatttttttaaaatataactccgattgtattcgtctgaaaaaagaaagtcatatacacccaggatggcttgagggtgagtaaatcatggagtaattttcatttttgggtgatctatccctttaaggtttgcGTTTTTGCCTAGGTCCTTGTATGgtcaaaaactaaacaaaaaagagcatTTTGGCAGACCAAATGAAATATGTTAATAATCTTCTTGACATTGGTACAGACTTAAATGTTAACATGAAACATGCCATGCAAATGTCTTTTAAAGTCTTAATATTTTGTCCTATTTGACTACAGTTATTTAATATTACAACATAATTTATGAAATCTGAATTGCATTTTGCAGGCTTGTAATGTAACTTCTTTAACTGGTTTACAAGTTATTTGGCTTTGAAAAACTACAGAGATTACTTTTCTTAATACCTTCTCAATCCCCATAAATGTAGGAACGTCAACCTGATTTACAGGTAGAATGCATTTtcagattatttaaaaaatatgccCATGAAAACAAAGAAACACCTGTGCATATTTTCAAATCGAAACTGCTTTCGTCACCTCAAATTCACACATTTACTCTCACAGAATCTGACTGCTTCATCTCGACCCAGTCAGGTTTATCTTGGATGTTTTAAAAGCAGAAACGGTGTCGTTAGCCAAATGTGGATTTTATGCGAGGAGTGAACCcaaacagatgaaaaaaaaaatactgagtagACAAGAGGGGAAGGAATGGGGCTAGAGAGCAGGGGGGAATAAGCACATGTTTTTCCTCAAAGGTTTTCAACTATTTGCTGCAGATTGAGATACAGGAAGTGAGAGTCCAGAAGCAAGTGGAAATAAGAAGGTTTGCGGGGGTCCGCATGAGGGTTCAGGAAACACAAAGAGGAAGCCGGCTGCATTATTAGGAAACCCATTTGGGGAAAAGTGCATTCGGAACGGCGGCtgtgatttccatttcagatttaATTGACAGTATTGACAAGATTTACGAAAAGGCTTCAGGAGCGCTAAGTCAGGTAGACATTGACAGATTCGAGTCACCAGTGGTTTCATACATTTCTAATGAGTGAGATTAAATGACATTACGATGGTGTAAAAATCTGTAACtttaccttttaaaaaaatataacatgAAATTGCACATTATATAAAAACTAAAGGCATACTGTGACTTTGTTAAAGGTCTGTGCCATCCATGCCATCAACCTTCATGCCATATAGTCCACTTTCAGTAACACAGTACAGTACGCAAGATACGTCATCTGCTTTAAGAAGCCACTGCCTTTTCATcgataaatattaatatatgtttCATATGTCACAGTGACAGTGTATTTGGAAAGAAACGTGTGGCTTGTTGTTGCAATTGGATGCAACAACCAAAGTAAAGTTCCTTGTGTATTTGATGCATATTTGGTCTCTCTGAGTTTTCATAACGACCAACCCGAAACCTTCATTTTTCTGCGCTGAACCCATCCAGTGGTAAGGCAGTTCAGGAACTAGGGCAACTCTGTTTTGGTCCAGCCAAGTAACCAGTGGTGAAACCTCTCATGCTTGTAGTGGCCTGCAacgctgctgaaaattcatcgtCCTTCTGGTCAAACTGGTTATGCCAGTATATAAGCCAACCACGCTGCTGGAGCAATGTCTCTGGTATGCTGTAATTAAATGCTATATTTATATAGTAGAAATTGTGCTGGTTTGCGTTTAATAAGGCATTTGCAGCCAAACCGACAGAGTACCAAATGATTCCCCATAAATTGGTCCAGCAAGGCAAGTCGTGCAGTCATTAACATCCCGATGACATCTTCATGGAAGGGCACTTGCGTTCATAAAGGGGTCATCCGTGACCAAGGACAGCTGGTTCTAGAAACGTTCCTCGCTGAGTCAGAGTTTCCTCTTTTAAGGCAACGCCAGGTTCAAAGAGACAGGTTTAGGTTAGGTACTTTGGGGCCAGTGATCTGTGGAAAACTATAAAACTATTTTGTCCATACAGCTGAGGTGTCTGGAAAACCGTCTGTGCCTCTAGTTGACTTTGAAGAGGCCAAAGTAGTGTTTGCCCGACATCTGCAGAGTGAAGGAACCTCCGGTGACGGCCTTCAGCTCGGCGCCCTTGTTAAGGCGTAGGAGGCCGGAGACCTGGCAAGGCTTTAGGAAGTGAAACCTGTGGGAGCCAGACGCCGGTGTGGTTCCATACCCCTCGATACACTGGAGCAAAGGGCCTTTAGGAACGGACACCTCAAGCTTCACATACTGACTCTGGTTCTCGTTGAAGTGGACCTGGGGGTGGAAATGCAGGAGAAAGAGAACAAGTGAAACAGGAATGTTATGAGAGACCAGTTCAGAGCAGGGGACACAGCAAAGACTTTCAAAAAGGgagcaaaaaaaagaagaagttaTGACTAAACCAGAAgctttttgatttgatttaacaGGAACCACTGAAATTTGAATTAGAATTTGATTTGTAATTTGGTACTGAATTGTAACTTAACATAAGGTAAATTATAAAGTAAAGTTTTCTATAGGtggcattttaaaatgtttttaaaatctcacaaaagtgagtacacccctcacatttcagcaactattttagtatatcttctcaagggacaatactatagaaatgaaacttggatatattttagagtggAGTTAcattacagtggtcagagtcatacagaggttttccaagatgggttccattcggaacaggccttgcaagggtcaatcaacGAAGTTGGCCACttgttctgtgtgtcaggtgcagaacctggcttcaaaaaacagatgcatgagtgctgccagctgGGTCAGCCAAAAGGTCAGCTTGTCattgctcagaccatacgctgcacactgcaacaagtcggtttgcataggcgtcgtcccagaaggaagcctcatctgaagctggctcacaagaaagcccgcaaacagtttgctgaagacaacctgtccaagagcatgaattactggaaccatgtcctgtggtctgatgagactataagataaacttgtttggctcagatagtgtccagcatgtgtggcaatgCTCTGGTGAGGACTACaaagaaaactgtgtcttgcctacagtcaagcatggtggtggtagcatcatggtctggggttgcatgagtgctgctggtactggggagctgcagttcattgagggaaacatggattctatTATGTACTTTACATTCTGAAGCataacatgatgccttccctccagaaactaggccgaacagcagttttccaacatgttAACGATCCCAAACAAACCACTAAGATGACAACTAcattgctgaggaagctgaaggtgaaggtgatggggtggccatgTATGTCCCCAgatctgaaccctattaagcacctgtggggcatcctcaagcgtaaggtggagaagcaccatgtgtctaacgtccagcagctccgtgaggattggaagaggatcccagcaacaacctgtgcagctctggtcaattccatgaccaggatgattaaggcagtgccagataacaatggtgctaacacaatatattgatactttggacaagttcacttagggtgtactcacttttgtatctatctatctatctatctatctttgaTTCTCTATACAAAATATCTATAAACCTTTtcacacaaaatatatatatattttggcgATGTGCCTGGAAAGTTTGCAGCAATGTGGTTTAACTCACTTGACAGTACAGGAAGTAGACGCCGCTGCGCTCCACCTTGAAGGTGCCAGTCTCTGGATAATATTGCACTGCCCTGCTCATATTCAGCTGCTCCTCAGTCCATCCTTTAATGACTCCCTCATCTCCCACTAGGACGCACACAGTATTGAAGAATATTCCATATGACACATACATTTACAGAATATTCCACATATATATAATCCCAAATAACTCACCTTTTTGGACGGAATTGTTGGTTACTGTTAAAAATGAGATATATATTAGTCTGAGGGAATACAGCTGTTGGGTTTTTAACTCTTAATAAAATGAATTGCAATACTGTCCACTTACTCTCAAAATGAGAGGCCACTTTTCGTCCATTTCCTTTCCTCCCTCCCGCTTTGCAAgataaagacaaaagaaagccGTGTTATGGAAAAAGAGACAAAACTCTCTGGGATGCAGATAACAGTCATCCATGTGGAGCTCCTGCAACTTCCAGCACTAAACAGCTGTGCAGATGCAAACATCATGGATTAATCTAGAATAATTTATACACCAGCTGAAGTCCTGATTGTCAAAGCAGATGGTGAAATATTTCCTTTCAGCTCTGTTCTACACTTCTCCTAGCCTTTGTTTTCAGTAACAGGCACTACGCACAGTATTTTCTACTTTCACCCCACCAGCTGGTTCCAGTcaacaaaaatgcaaaaacacacacacacacacacacacacacacacacacacacacacacacacacacacacacacacacaaattagaCACTGCAAGAAAAATGAATTGTTGGCTCTTTCTTAACCTTTCTCATGCATGCAGAAAATAATCTTCCTATGAAACGAGATAGATTAACAGCTATGGCTACCGTTCAACTAAATGCAATAATTCAAACAAACCACCTCGagaaatgtgttattttttttctttgccccTCTCCAGAGACTCTCGAATCTCGCCTCAGGGGAGCTGCCTGAACTCCCGCTAGTCCGTCAAAATGTGCATTGACTGATCACCTAAGTCTCAGACTTCAAAAGGAACTTGCTAGAAATGGTTAAAACGACTGTTATTTCTGGCTGACCGCTTCGACTTGAAGCCGTGACTGTCCCTAAGGGGCACTATTCTGGGCTaggaaaacaatatatattttgagGAATGATTGTGGATAAGCATTTTGGCTCTGAAATCAGACAGCCGTCAGGTGTCAGCTGAAGACTTGCGGCTGCTCATTAGACTTCTGAGGGTCCATCAGTCTCTACACTcgtgtttattattattgttgatctTTTTGGCCGTAGTTCCttactttttgttgtttttacccTGTTGGCAGTGTTTTTTCCACCGTGCACTCGAGAGACCAACCTCAAGATGCCTTATCGCATAATTGCGACAGAATTTGAAGCAGAACTAAAGAAAGTCTATTGCTAATTAAAGCTATTTCAGGCTTCAGTGCAAGGGGTCACTTGTTTTAGAAGGTTGCTAAAACCGCCATGCCCTTGCGGTCCTTGTGCCAGTTGGTTTTTGCCGGGTGCGTGTCCATCCAGCTCAAACCTGTAATTTCTGCTGTCATTCAGCCTGCTGCCTACTGTTTCCTGTTGCAGCTTTTGGAAACATATGCCCAATGGTTTACCCAAGGTGCCGCGGTGTCCAAAACGGTTTGGTCTCTGTAAATATTGCGTGCAAAGACCAAAGATCATCCCTCTGCAGCTGCAAAGACTGCAGGTGATCCAAGGCTTGCTGACAACAGCTGTCGTGTGTCAGTTTTACGGCTTTGTGTTTAATAGCCTTTTGATACATCTCCTGCATTTTTCTAATCTCTGTGGTTTTATTCAATTTCCTTGAAAGAGTAATGTATGATTGCTATAATGGATAGCCTGCGTCTGAATCTGTCACAATCGCAGATCATTTGTTCAGTGTTTACTAGTCGAGCGCTTTGAATGGAGTTCAATAACTGGCTTGGTGCCTGACATAATGACATATGATGTCCTTCAGTACCATCTCTGCGGAACCTCTGACTCTCCAGCAGTTCGCGTTTTTCCAGGATGAGCTGGAAGATGGCCTTGCGCTGCATATTCACCTGCAAGAGAGAGAAATAACGAGCTAGAGGAAAAGAAAGAATAACATTTTTCATCGCCCTCAACAGCTTTTGCAGACAGATATGGGAGACAGACGCAACCAGTGTGACTGGGCCAAGAATGGAACCTAAATATGTGTGTCAAGTACGAGCAGGCCACTGGGGAGAAACACTGCTGGCTTCTATTAACTGGCGTTTTGCGGGTAACCCATGCAGTAGTCATAGCATTTGAAATAATCAAACCCAAGCTGGAGGCGTTCCTGAGCTAGACACAAACAAACAGTCACCAGAAGGCTGGCAAACACTGACACTCAGTTTTTAATAGGTCAACCACTTCCCCTAAATGAAATCCGGTAACAACaccttgtatgttttttttttttactttaatgcaATACATTCTGGGAATGCTTCTCTGCTAAAAGGAAACTTTAAGTGGAGAAGAAAGGGCTGACAAGCAATGTGACAAGCATGTGAACGCTTTGTCAGCAGTTTAACAAACGTCTGGCAACAGAAACCACGGTTGTGCCTATAAGTGAAGTGAGTACCTGTCCATCTGGACTTTCAATCTACTCCATGCAAAGTGCATTTGGATCTACACTCGCCATATACAATTATGGAGGCACACAAATTGTACTGTGCGAGAAAGAAAAGTCATATGCAGAGTTTTAAccacatgtttttttgttttttttttaagagtgaaaTATTGCTAGTTGGGTCAACTCTCGCCAGATATTGATTGCAGAATATCACATAAATACAGCTGTTGCCAAACCATAACTGTATATTTCCATGTTTCTAAAAATCCACAAAAGAACATTCCCCACATTTTTTACATACCTAACCATAAAGTTCATATTATATGGCAACAAGGATTAAAAACCTAGCTGATGTTAGTTACATGTCGTTGGTTTAGTAGTTCACAAAGAAGCATCAGAGAATGAATTTCGTCtttaaatgtgaccatggaccacaaaaccagtcataagggtcagctttttgaaattgagatttatacatcatctgaaagatgaataaataagctttccattgatctatggtcaatatttggctgagatacaactatttgaaaatcaataatctgagggtgcaaaaaatctaaatattgagaagttcttatcaatgcatattactaatcaaaaattaagttttgatgtatttacagtaggaaattaactaaatatctttatggaacatgatatgtacttaatatcctaatgatttttagcattaaaccaatcataaaaatcaataattttgacccatacaatgtatttttggctattgctacaaatatactcgtgcgacttaagggtcacaaatgtgaccctggaccacaaaaccagtcttaagtcgctggagtatatttgtagcaatagccaaaaatacattgtatgggtcaaaattattgatttttcttttatgtcaaaaatcattaggaaattaagtaaagatcatgttacattaagatttttttgtaaaattcctactgtaaacctatcaaaatgtaatttttgattagtaatatgcattgttaagaacctaatttggacaactttaaaggtgattttctcagtattttgatttttttgcaccctcagattccagattttcaaatagatgtatctcggccaaatattgtcctatcctaacaaactatacatcaatagaaagcttatttattgagctttcatatgatgtatgtatctcagttttgtaaaatttaaccttatgactggttttgtggtccagggtcacaaatgaggtaGGAAAATTTGCATAATTTAAAGTCTACACCTGCCATGGTGTTCTTTATTTTACCTCTCCGAATTCGGTCTGTGTCTTTAAATTTGTCCTAGTAGTAAAGTATGGTTTGTTAACGAATCTTTTAAGTGAATAATTTTCAAATGGGAAAAATCActgataaaacactgaaataagatTTTGGTCGcatttccctggtgaaaaaaaaacagctaaaaccagcctaggctggttggctggttttagctggtcaaccagcctggttttagctggtcatagctggtcagcaggctggttttagagggggtttggccactttcccagtgGTTACTACTTCCAgcctacttccagcctaaaccagccaacccgcctaggctggttttagctgggttttcATTCGTTCTTACATGGTTTCACACAAACAAGCTGTTACTACACTTTTAAGTGTCAGAAACCTTAAGTAGAAGTAGCCTATTTTAATTCAATAACACAAGTAATGAAGTAACTACTAACTACGATTCATAAGTGTTTTGAAATCAGAGTCCTACGCTGGTCACGCTGTATAATTTGATTCCCTAAAATGAAGCGAatcataagagtcattcgttCGGGAATCGCTAAAGAGTTTGATTccctaaaaagaaccggctcataagagtcattcgttCTGGTCTGGAATCGCTGTAGAATTCGTGGTGCGCTCTATTCAGTAGCGGTGTTCGGGCGCTTGGAGAGTTGTGCAGGAACTCTCTCAGAACACTTTAGTACGGTGTTCCGTCCACAATAGCGAAAGAACGGACGCGTAGGAACGCTTACGAAATAGCGAACCCTATTCCAGTAATATTCCAGTAATTAAAACAATGCTCATAATTACAACAACATATGCTACTCATGACAAAGTTACCCATTTGTATCTGAGGGCAAGCTAAGCCTCGAAATGGTAGCTTAcgagttgcaaatcatttaaccATAATTACACAAACGCTTTTACGAGACGCGATGCTTAAAAGGCAATGTCAATTGGCTTCGAAACGCCCTCGTGCCAAGTAGATTTCCAGTAAATTGCCCTAAACATGGAGCGAAATTGGCAACAGAAACCATCACACTTGGCAGCGACTTTAGAAACTAAATAGGCCATAACTCACAGCACCCGGCGCGCAAAGTCTGGAAGGGTCATAAAAACGCGTCCCGCAGACCCCCAGCAGTGCCGCAGCTGTATGTTTGTATAATCAAGTGCCTCGAAATTATACGATTGCATTCTTCATGATATGCCTCCACAAAAAGGGCTTGCAAAGGGCTTTCGTGATTAAAAGAAAGAAAACGCGTAATTGCAAAATCACTGCATGATTAGTGAGAACTGCTTTGACAAATGTGCTTGGGAATGCATCTGACATGcacttaaaagacaaaaaaccaGAGC belongs to Garra rufa chromosome 3, GarRuf1.0, whole genome shotgun sequence and includes:
- the tnfsf12 gene encoding tumor necrosis factor ligand superfamily member 12; the protein is MWKLQNGKRPVCATMQRILQRRRIRTLRLVWSLMAVLALSLAVCSAIFTVWTMRQTRDLSRSFQTLQERLEQVNMQRKAIFQLILEKRELLESQRFRRDAGGRKGNGRKVASHFEITNNSVQKVGDEGVIKGWTEEQLNMSRAVQYYPETGTFKVERSGVYFLYCQVHFNENQSQYVKLEVSVPKGPLLQCIEGYGTTPASGSHRFHFLKPCQVSGLLRLNKGAELKAVTGGSFTLQMSGKHYFGLFKVN